One window of Lemur catta isolate mLemCat1 chromosome 3, mLemCat1.pri, whole genome shotgun sequence genomic DNA carries:
- the SPATA46 gene encoding spermatogenesis-associated protein 46, which translates to MPCSGQKMENFSLLSISGPRISSSSLSTFPDIMSSRATSLPDIAKTALPTETSSPAQALPPQYQSSALRHGVHNTVLSPDCTLGDTQSGEQLRRNCIIYRPWFSPYSYFVCADRQSHLETYSFPEVQRDEGRGDNCLPEDMAESICSSSSSPENTCSREATKKSQHGLDSTDHITSQDIITASKWHQTPQNSYKCAACCRMYPTLHSLKSHIKGGFKEGFSCKVYYRKLKTLWGREQKAWPGDRHSSGSCQAFK; encoded by the exons ATGCCCTGCAGTGGTCAGAAGATGGAGAACTTCTCACTCCTCAGCATCTCTGGACCTCGaatctcctcctcttccctgagcACTTTTCCTGACATTATGTCCTCACGTGCCACCAGCTTGCCAG ACATTGCAAAGACAGCGTTACCCACGGAAACATCCAGCCCAGCTCAGGCCCTGCCACCCCAGTACCAAAGCAGCGCTCTCCGGCATGGGGTGCACAACACAGTGCTCTCACCAG ACTGCACCCTGGGGGACACCCAGAGCGGGGAGCAGCTGAGGCGGAACTGCATCATCTACCGGCCCTGGTTCTCCCCCTACAGCTACTTCGTGTGCGCAGACAGACAGAGCCACCTGGAGACCTACAGCTTCCCAGAGGTGCAGCGGGACGAGGGCAGGGGGGACAACTGCCTTCCCGAGGACATGGCTGAGAGCATCTGCTCgtcctcttcctccccagagaACACTTGCTCCCGAGAAGCCACCAAGAAATCTCAGCACGGCCTGGACTCCACAGACCACATCACATCCCAGGACATCATAACGGCCTCCAAGTGGCACCAGACACCGCAGAACAGCTACAAGTGCGCAGCCTGCTGCCGCATGTACCCAACCCTGCACTCCCTCAAGAGCCACATCAAGGGGGGCTTCAAGGAGGGCTTCAGCTGCAAGGTGTACTACCGCAAGCTCAAAACCctctggggcagggagcagaAGGCCTGGCCCGGGGACAGGCACTCCTCAGGCAGCTGCCAGGCCTTCAAATAG
- the C3H1orf226 gene encoding uncharacterized protein C1orf226 homolog isoform X5: protein MFENLNAALTPKLQASRSFPHLSRPAAPGPATLGSVEPGGPGLWVGSSQHLKNLGKAMGAKVNDFLRRKEPSSLGSVGVTEINRTAGAQLASRADVASGAWLEDERSVLQEAFPRLDPPPPITRKRTPRALKTTQDMLISSQPVLSSLDYGTELSPGQPQDSPPIAQPVPADAAQPEATMEMGEKGEALPNGEVSLSVPDLIHKDSQDEAKLKMTEHRRASSPGLIERNGLKLSLSPINLTESWEDGRPPPQARTSSPDNEGPHPDLLSFE from the exons ATGTTTGAGAACTTGAACGCAGCCCTCACTCCGAAGCTCCAGGCCAGCCGCTCCTTCCCCCACTTGTCCAGGCCTGCGGCCCCCGGCCCTGCCACCCTGGGCTCTGTGGAGCCTGGTGGGCCGGGACTCTGGGTGGGCAGCAGCCAGCACCTCAAGAATTTGGGCAAAGCCATGGGGGCCAAAGTTAACGACTTTCTGCGGAGAAAGGAGCCCTCCAGCTTGGGCAGTGTGGGTGTGACAGAGATCAACAGGACCGCAGGGGCCCAGCTGGCCAGTAGGGCGGACGTGGCCTCAGGGGCCTGGCTGGAAGATGAGAG GTCAGTCCTGCAAGAAGCGTTCCCTCGGCTAGATCCTCCACCTCCCATAACCAGAAAGCGAACCCCTCGGGCCCTGAAGACCACCCAGGACATGCTAATTTCATCGCAGCCTGTCCTAAGCAGTCTGGACTATGGGACAGAGCTGTCACCTGGGCAGCCCCAGGACTCACCTCCCATTGCCCAGCCTGTCCCAGCAGACGCTGCACAGCCAGAGGCCACCATGGAGATGGGAGAGAAGGGCGAGGCTCTGCCCAATGGAGAGGTGTCCCTGTCAGTACCTGACCTGATCCACAAGGACAGCCAGGATGAAGCCAAGCTGAAGATGACTGAGCACAGAAGGGCCTCCTCCCCTGGCCTCATCGAGAGGAATGGCCTCAAACTCAGCTTGAGCCCCATCAACCTGACCGAGTCCTGGGAGGACGGCCGCCCCCCTCCTCAGGCACGGACCTCCAGCCCTGACAATGAGGGCCCTCACCCAGACCTGCTGTCCTTTGAGTag